In one window of Halomarina pelagica DNA:
- a CDS encoding alpha/beta fold hydrolase: protein MRLRTLLTGTAAGAGLLAAVNRTLSSRAKTLRPPLGRATEGYRWRGFDVSYTEAGDPDAPDLLLLHGVNAAASSAEFEAVFDALAEDYHVVAPDLPGFGLSDRPPLMYSASLYSTFVADFAHDVTDRPTVVASSLSGAYAAQAAETVDFEELVLVCPTTSTMPGRRTWLRSLLRAPLAGEALFNALTSRRSLRYFQRDHGFYDMSHADDEWVEYRWQLAHQPGARFAPASFVSGFLDPDVDLGETLAGLDEPITIVWGRDADILPVERGEELAEAADARFVVFDETLLLPHYEHPAEFAALVRGELPARTEYANVQ from the coding sequence ATGAGACTTCGAACCCTCCTGACCGGGACGGCCGCCGGCGCGGGGCTGCTCGCCGCCGTCAACCGAACGCTCTCCTCGCGGGCGAAGACGCTCCGCCCGCCGCTCGGTCGGGCGACCGAGGGCTACCGCTGGCGCGGCTTCGACGTATCGTACACCGAAGCGGGCGACCCGGACGCGCCCGACCTCCTCCTGCTGCACGGCGTCAACGCCGCCGCGTCGAGCGCCGAGTTCGAGGCCGTCTTCGACGCGCTCGCCGAGGACTACCACGTGGTCGCGCCGGACCTCCCCGGCTTCGGGTTGTCCGACCGCCCGCCGCTCATGTACTCGGCGTCGCTCTACTCGACGTTCGTGGCGGACTTCGCGCACGACGTGACCGACCGGCCGACCGTCGTCGCCTCCTCGCTGTCGGGGGCGTACGCCGCTCAGGCCGCAGAGACGGTCGACTTCGAGGAACTCGTCCTCGTCTGTCCGACCACCTCCACGATGCCGGGTCGCCGGACGTGGCTGCGCTCGCTCCTCCGTGCGCCGCTCGCGGGCGAGGCGCTGTTCAACGCGCTGACGAGCCGACGCTCGCTGCGCTACTTCCAGCGGGATCACGGCTTCTACGACATGAGCCACGCCGACGACGAGTGGGTGGAGTACCGCTGGCAACTCGCCCACCAGCCCGGCGCGCGCTTCGCGCCCGCGTCGTTCGTGAGCGGTTTCCTCGATCCCGACGTCGACCTCGGGGAGACGCTCGCCGGTCTCGACGAGCCGATCACGATCGTCTGGGGACGCGACGCCGACATCCTGCCGGTCGAGCGCGGCGAGGAACTGGCCGAGGCGGCCGACGCCCGGTTCGTCGTCTTCGACGAGACGCTGCTCCTTCCCCACTACGAGCACCCGGCGGAGTTCGCCGCGCTCGTCCGGGGCGAACTGCCCGCGCGGACGGAGTACGCGAACGTGCAGTAG
- a CDS encoding Zn-ribbon domain-containing OB-fold protein, with the protein MSGDERDQGTTGGSDRGRGGRNDGFDDLLDAIEAGEGYYLRCPNDHGSLPPRRVCPHCGARDLDEHPLPESGTVATHTVVRVPTPQFADDAPYATAVVDFGTVRLTGVVDADPEAVETGMTVGATVGESRTSGERLVRFVPR; encoded by the coding sequence GTGAGCGGAGACGAGCGCGATCAGGGAACGACCGGCGGGAGCGACCGTGGTCGCGGGGGTCGAAACGACGGCTTCGACGACCTGCTCGACGCGATCGAGGCGGGCGAGGGGTACTACCTCCGCTGTCCGAACGACCACGGATCGCTCCCGCCCCGGCGCGTCTGCCCGCACTGCGGCGCGCGCGACCTCGACGAGCACCCGCTCCCCGAGTCGGGGACGGTCGCGACCCACACCGTCGTCCGCGTCCCGACGCCGCAGTTCGCCGACGACGCGCCGTACGCGACCGCCGTCGTCGACTTCGGTACCGTCCGGCTGACGGGGGTCGTGGACGCCGACCCCGAGGCCGTCGAGACGGGGATGACCGTCGGCGCGACGGTCGGCGAGTCGAGGACGTCCGGCGAGCGGCTGGTGCGGTTCGTGCCGCGCTGA
- a CDS encoding thiolase C-terminal domain-containing protein gives MSEVRIAGGGLTRFGRFPDRTGRDLFAEAGLAALDEAGVDPGEIEHLYFGNFMGELAEHQGHMGPQMAEAVGVRAPATRYESACASSGVAVREAVRTVRTGEADVVLVGGAERMTNMGTAGATEGLSIAADDLYEIRAGMTFPAAYALMARAYFEEFGGSAEDLAHVAVKNHEHALPNEHAQFRSSITVEEALDAPRIADPLGLYDSCPITDGASAAVLVSDDYAERAGLDAPVAVTGTGQGGDNLALQDREYFARSPATADAAEEAYADAGIGPGDVDVAEVHDCFTIAEVLAIEALGFYDPGEGIGAARRGETTRHGDLPVNLSGGLKAKGHPVGATGVAQVVSLARLLSGTHPRASDASGARVGLAHNAGGTVASATVHVLEVVA, from the coding sequence ATGTCAGAGGTACGCATTGCGGGAGGTGGCCTGACTCGCTTCGGTCGGTTCCCGGACCGCACCGGGCGCGACCTGTTCGCCGAGGCCGGACTGGCCGCCCTCGACGAGGCGGGGGTCGACCCCGGGGAGATCGAGCATCTCTACTTCGGGAACTTCATGGGCGAACTCGCGGAGCACCAGGGGCACATGGGCCCGCAGATGGCCGAGGCCGTGGGCGTCCGCGCGCCCGCGACGCGCTACGAGTCGGCGTGCGCGTCGAGCGGCGTCGCCGTCCGCGAGGCCGTGAGAACCGTTCGCACCGGCGAGGCGGACGTGGTGCTCGTCGGCGGGGCCGAGCGCATGACGAACATGGGCACCGCGGGCGCGACGGAGGGCCTCTCCATCGCCGCGGACGACCTCTACGAGATCCGCGCCGGGATGACCTTCCCCGCCGCCTACGCGCTGATGGCGCGGGCGTACTTCGAGGAGTTCGGGGGGAGCGCCGAGGACCTCGCGCACGTCGCGGTGAAGAACCACGAGCACGCGCTGCCGAACGAGCACGCGCAGTTCCGCTCGTCTATCACGGTCGAGGAGGCGCTCGACGCGCCGCGTATCGCCGACCCGCTCGGACTCTACGACTCCTGCCCCATCACCGACGGGGCGAGCGCCGCCGTGCTCGTGAGCGACGACTACGCCGAACGGGCGGGACTCGACGCCCCGGTCGCCGTCACCGGCACGGGCCAGGGCGGCGACAACCTCGCGCTGCAGGACCGGGAGTACTTCGCCCGCTCACCCGCGACCGCCGACGCCGCCGAGGAGGCCTACGCCGACGCGGGGATCGGCCCCGGCGACGTCGACGTGGCGGAGGTCCACGACTGCTTCACGATCGCCGAGGTGCTCGCGATCGAGGCGCTCGGCTTCTACGACCCCGGCGAGGGCATCGGCGCGGCCCGGCGCGGCGAGACGACCCGCCACGGCGACCTGCCGGTGAACCTCTCGGGAGGCCTGAAGGCGAAGGGCCACCCGGTCGGCGCGACCGGCGTCGCGCAGGTGGTCTCGCTCGCGCGGTTGCTCTCGGGGACGCACCCGCGCGCCTCCGACGCGTCCGGCGCGCGCGTCGGCCTGGCACACAACGCGGGCGGCACGGTCGCCAGCGCGACGGTCCACGTGCTGGAGGTGGTCGCGTGA